Part of the Ornithodoros turicata isolate Travis chromosome 6, ASM3712646v1, whole genome shotgun sequence genome, cccgaaactgcgaagcctcaacttcgggagcttttttgggcagttccatttgcaatatcgagcggatttcttggtggatctgactaagttcgctacgggctctcaaattctgtaaaaaaaacgttaggttgacttggaaaattttggagttcaattaaagaaatgcaatttattttaattaaaataaaatgaaaatatttttgcaagatggcaaattcagttgccacagaagtgccctttaccccgtatttttccgtcgccccgttttttataaagtccgaatgacacgttttttgaaacaccctgtatatatatatatacagggtgttccacgagagAGTGTCacggattttttaaaaaatagctgTGCATCCTAAAAATCTGGAATAAATTGGGAGAAGCTTATAATCGTTTTTGCCACCTACTCCAGTGGTTTTCATTAATGTGCCTTCTTAATTAGGTTAATTTtgttaattgaactcgaaaatttgccaggGGAATgccactttttttcttcctgatttcGAAAGTACGGGGTTAAAATACACTACTCCAGTCAAAAGTATGCTTCATAACTCAACATTACAAGGGATATTTGACTGCCGAAAAATCGAGGGTGCGGAAGCGCGCTCGCTGTACTTGCGGCCGCGGCAGTGCTGGCCCCGCCTGGGGAGTGAGGAAAGGGCAACAAGTTTAACGGGAAGCGGTAAAAGCACGTTTTTATCTTTTCGTCCTGTTTTTTTCTGTTGCTCCAGCTGAAATTATCAGTGAGCTTCGGGCGAAAGGATTGCCAGTATCAATGTCCTTGCACTCTCGTGCGTCTTAGTGCCTCATTCTTAGGCTTCCTAGGAAGGTTTCGCTTTGTCTCCAAAACCTCCTTTGTGCAGGCACACTTCGGTGCCGCTTTAAAGAGTGTAATGTCGGGGATTCGCTACTCCATTGAggagaagacaaacatgatATTGGCACTTGGTGCTACCAACATGAATTTcgacgctgctgctgcatttTACAGCGAACGATTTTCGAGCGAGAATGCGCCAAGCGCTAGAACAATCCGACGGGTCTACAAAACGCTCAGCGAAAGTGGTTCATTCACGCCACCCGCAAAGCGTCGCCGACCTAGCCAGCATGAAGGCACAATCCTTGCAGCTGTTTCGCAAGACCCGCATGAGAGTGTGCGACGTATTTCCAATGAAACTGGTGTGGCTGCAACAACAGTATGGAGAGTACTTAATCGCGCCAAATATCATCCGTACCACCTGAGTTTGCATCAGGCCCTGCACGACGATGATTTTGGGAGGCGCATCGAGTTCTGCAACTGGGTCCTGAATATGCAGGATGCACAGGGCACTTTCTCTGAAAATGTATTATGGACAGATGAAGCGCATTTTTCACGAGACGCGCAGGTAAACCTGCATAATGCCCATTATTGGAGTACCGAAAACCCTCACTGGATACGTGCAGGAAAATACCAAGTGAAGTGGTCCTTCAACGTTTGGGCAGGAATGTTCAATGGCCGCATGCTTGGACCTGTGTACTACACGGAGAACCTGACTGGACAACGATATGTACAGGAGATTCTCATGAAGACAGTTTCAGACTTTCTGGATGAGCTGCCTCTGAATGAACGCTCCAGAGTGTGGTTTCAGCATGACGGGGCTCCACCGCATTCGTCTTCCAAAGCCACAGACTTCCTGCGCAGTCACTTCGGCGAGAAATGGATCGGTCGCCATGGTCCCGTGCCCTGGCCCCCGCGGTCCCCTGACATCACTCCCCTGGACTTTTTTCTATGGGGCAGGATCAAAGACTCAGTGTATCAGTGCGAATCGAGGTCACCAGAAGAACTTCAAGAGAAGATCACCAGCTTCTGTCGATGCCTTTCGCGAAAGGAGCTTCAGAGTGCCGCGAAGAGTGTGCTATACCGCTGTCAGCTCTGCATCGGCGAGGACGGGAAACATTTTGAACATCTGCTCTAATTGTCTCAGCGTGTAAATAAAATGTTATAGCATGTTTTACAAATACCTGTTGTCAGAGCATGCGTTTCATTTTGTGCTACGTTTTTTGTGCCTTTATTACGCGATCTGCTTCTATCTTCCGCTGACGAAGGAGTCCGTAACGACTCTTTGCATTGTATCCCTTTCACTCATATTAAGAAACGAGCAGTTCTTATTAGCATAAATACCCTGTCGCTTCAAAatgaaaaaggaaatgaaatgtctcCTGACACAACCATCTTTTTTGCTGATACAACGGTCTACTGAAATCGAAGCCCTTATCGCAAGGCCCGACGTTATCTGTAGCTGTCAACACAGGCACTTGGTTGAGGAACTTGTTTCAATgcagacttctttttttttatctccatCTATCTCGCTTTCCCTCTCGTACAGAGGGTGGGCGACTGGGCGGGGCCAGCACTGCCTCGGCCGCAAGTACAGCGAGCGCGCTTCCGCACCCGTCGATTTTTCGGCAGTCAAATATCCCTTGTAATGTTGAGTTATGAAGCATACTTTTGACTGGAGTAGTGTATTTTAACCCCGTACTTTCgaaatcaggaagaaaaaagTGGCATTCCcctggcaaattttcgagttcaattatcAAAATTAACCTAATTAAGAAGGCACATTAATGAAAACCGCTGGAGTAGGTGGCAAAAACGATTATAAGCTTCTCCCAATTGATTCCAGATTTTTAGGATGCAcagctattttttaaaaaatccgtGACACTCTCTCGTGGaacagaaaacgtgtcattgatttataataaaaaaagtaCACCACCTAGactcatgcggtcaacggcatttgttcttactgggtttttgccacgtcctcatgtgaatgtcgtgtaacgtaagtttaattatgtaaatttttgcgaactgaactcggaaatttgcctagtaaatgtcacttttttaccccgccaatgtgaagagcgtgtctaatttactgaaattaatgataattgacagggatattcaggagctatcgcatcggaaaaaatagccgaacagcatgctctacggaggtagcacagaatagcgcacgatgaatttttcagcgcaatctttgtcagtccgacgaaaggaggttggaaacccagcccaccccggcatcgcagaaagagataacgcgggcatggcttatcacgtccgactttcagTGGGATAATgcattccctctcccaattttaggaactttTACTTTTTCtattatcactctgtgggctggcttcggaacctcctttcgtcggactgcgagtgattgcgctcaaaaagacatcgcgcgttatggtccggtgctccgaaaagcatgatattcggctattttttccgatgggatagctcgtgaatatcactgtcaattatcgtgaattggagtgaattcggcacgctcttcatattggtggggtaaaaaagtgaccttcccttggcaaatttccgagttcagttctcaaatatttacataattaaacttggagtacatgacatccacgttaggaggtggcaaaaacctaataagaacaaatgccattgaccgcatgattctaggtggcgtagtttttttattataattcagtgacacgttttctgggacaccctgtatacacacgaggggcgttcaagtcaaaccgggacttttcattgttcgcaaaagtaaaatgaacatacaggcgagaaattCGTTTTAtatttcaacgtaatctccagctgcactaatgcacttgtcccagcgtttcacgagggcttggatgccagcagcgtagaaatccttaccgacgcgtagcagccatgatcggatcgcattcttgacctcgtcgtcgcagctgatgtggcggcccccaaggaacgccttcagtggcccgaagagatggaactcgctgggggcgaggtctggactgtaagggcgatgtggcagcaactcccagccatgttcctgtaaggtgcgtgtcgtgagatgcgcggtaggcgggcgtgcattgtcctgtaggaggaggactcctttggtgatgaggcccggctttccgaaactggaagtGTTCATCAATGATAGTGTTAAACGTTACCGCAGAGAGGTatgtctttcgagccagttcgagacaggTTAtgcgtcggtccttgaggatcaggcgctccacaagttggatgttctcaggaactctgacactgggctctgagccgccccggccgggatcgtcctgcactgatgtacggccgtctcggaaccgtttgcaccactgaaacgctttgctgcggctaagtgtatcgtggccatactgagcctgaagtcttctgtgaatttcagatggctgtacgccttcattcacgagaaacttcatcaCAATTCGCTGtccgatgtgcgcgctcacctcgttgtcggccatcttgtctagcacgtgtcttctgttttgcacaaactttggaccactacgtggtgaacgcggaggcctgtcgcgtgtgaaaatgacgaaaaagaagtagcgggagccatttgtacactcaggagacagaaagtcccggtttgacttgaacgctcctcatatatatatatatatatatatatatatttaggaGTTCAGTATACCGGGAGCAACAAGTCTGTATATACGGTGTAAGAAATCAGAGTTCAACAGTATAACCCTTGGCGAACTTTATTGCCGGTCGTGAGACAAAGTGGCGTTCACGTATAGCTCACTTCTGCATGTACGCTATCAACATGGCGGGCCTGTGAGCACGGAGACAGCAGACGCACAACCGCTGCAAGAATAACCGTTGCCATCTATTAGCACAATCGCATTCCTGCACTCTCCCTGGCAAGGATCCTTAGGAACACCTGCGTTAGAACAAGATTATTAATTCCAAGATAATTAATAACGGGAGAAGCAACAAAAATTCAATCACATTCCAGCGCTCTAAAATCACAGTGCTCTAAAATTGTTTTGCACTGATGCTGGGTGCTACATACCGGAGTATGAGGTTGCGGTACAATAATAATActtggctttacgtcacgagacaactgtgatcatgagtgaGGCTACAGTGGTCGCCCTGTGGATTTGTTTTAGCCTACCTGAAGGTTCTGTAACGTGCACTGAAATATCTCAGCACAAGCACACCCTGTTTAACGTCTCTTGCGGAAGACTGCGTGCCGGAGCAACTTTTACCCTGCCACGAAGTTGCTGGCGTTGGTTCGAACCCACAACTTTAAGATCAGTAGGGTTGCGGTACAAGTAATATGCCTACCTTAACCAATGTGAAATTTAGCAAatctcttatatatatatatatatatattcgtttCCACACCACACCTTTCTGCGACAAGGGTATTACGATGAGAAACCCAAAAGCCGGTTCACACTATTGCGTACCAATGTGTGCGTGGGGCTGCGTGCGTATCCGTTGCAATGTTTTGACATGCGTTGGGCTGTTCATATTatagtaaaaaataaaaaagaaagggggaagaGAAACTTGAAGTTTTCAAGGTGAGGCATGGGCAGAATGAACGGCACTGATGAGACTGAAGTGCACTGCGGATCAGAGGTGCACGGGTCTCTGCACGAAGCCCGTTTCCTGGAAGAAACGGACAAGGTTGCGCGTTTCGGTAGTTCGTCCTGCATAAGCATCTTCTGGGAATAGGGTGTCCGTCACTATGCAAGACCTGTAGTGTGcaaggtggcggtggtggtggtggtggtggtgaaagggttcaccgttgtcggcctcacagaggtgggcaacgtcacgactgatgccctgTGGAATGTGcctcccgggccgacttctaagggaactgtgcccacatatgtctgaaagcatcaGAGCAAAAccgaggaaaaaccccagactgcacagccggcaccgggagtgggggggggggggggggtcgatgtagcttgccgttgttggccgcactgaAGTgtgcatcgtcacgactatagccaaaaaaaaagaaagtgggagaggagAGTTGAGGAGGCACCGGGAGTGGGCCCCGCAAGGGACCGCAAGTCCGGCCAATGAGCGCCTTCCGTCACAATACGAGGAACGAGATGAAGCTGCAGCAGAAATGGGGGACAGTAAACATTCTTGAGAACAGAGAAGGGCTGAaaatattcttcttcttcttctacctggAGCGCGGCCTATGATGGATCTTCTTGTGCGGCGGACGCACAGGTTGGTTACCACGGCAACCAGCACGCGCGCGCATTGGAACGCAATAGTGTCAACAGGGCTAAGCGcttaaaaaacaaaagaaacagtTTTAGGATGTAGCACACAATGACATGAATCCTCTAAGGAACGACGAACGAAGAACGAACGAACGCTCCTGCGAAGGAACGACGCGCACGAGgtctctgttccgcacacctttacaAAATTATCCACTCCTGGAAAGAGCGTATCGTAGAATAAGGGAAGGAGGAGTGTATGTCATGACGCCACCTATTTCCCTGgcatgtgactcgtgacgtagaccGGCGCAACTCAAACGCGTATAAGCATCACGTGgggatgatggtggtggtggtggcgtgcTATTTCCGAGAGGTCTGTCTGCCGGAAGCACGTGAGctgagaaaacaaacaaacagacaaacaaagacgacaagaaacaaacaaagaaccttgctgacgtcacgcgaggaCCGTGCCGGCCGGCCGCGGCTGGTTTGCccgactgtttttgtaaattcgatcgCGCAGTCACACAGCgcagtgaaaatattttggtgACTCCCGATGAACAGCTTGAAGAATGAGACAGGGTTTCtggccatgttaaatgtcatcTCATTGCTCCTTTGACCAAGTGAATAAAGAGGAATGTTTATAAGGTTTCCCCGCTTGACAGACCAGCGCAGCAGCATGGGAGAGGACGACCCGACCTCAGTCAAGGTGCAAAGGTAGCGGCCCGCTAAATCGTCCGGTAACCTGCCGGTAGGTGTACTGTACGGAGTGTATGTGCGGTCTTTGACCAAGTGTTATTGTTAGAAGTGATCGTTTCGTGCCGTACTCTCCTATGGTGTTGCTCTGTTCTGCCAAGCACGTCAAGACAACTAGCCAAGATGACCTCTTTATTGGAAAAGTTCCATTTCGGAATAAAAAGAAGTGAAGAGCGTAATAAGAGTGGAAGGGTGTAATACTTATTAGTAAATAAGTGAAGAGTGTAATAAGACACTTGCCAGTGGATAAAGGCTACAGATTGAAAAAGTACCGGTGGTACATGTCCCGATGTGCAACTCGGGTTCGATACAACACAACATGCCATCAAAGTGTGGAACGCCCTTGGGTTGCGCTAACGTCCACCCCAGTGGTGAAGCACCTCACTGCAGTAAATACTCACATCTAGCCCTGTATGCTCCGTAGCAAGGACATCTAATGCACACCAGTCCTGTTGCTTCGTATCCACAAATCTCATTCTGGCCGCACCGTGGGCCCTGCACATCAAGACAACTCACCGTCAATACATTTAACTAGTTTAATGGCATTCTCCCAGCTTTGAATATTTGTGTTCAACACCCACTAAGAGCCTTTTGAAACTCATTGAGAACTACTTACTACGTGACACTCTAGCTATGGACAATGTGCTGCCTTACGACAGGAGGAGCGACTTACTCATGTCGTACAAATATCGTCACTCTAGCGACATAAACCATCCTACTCCCATTTGCGTATTGTAAACTTGTGAAAGAGACTCACCTGCCGAACTATTAGCTAATGAAAAGAATATAACTCGATTTTTCTCACATTAACTCCGTCACACCTCGTGGACATGTTGTCCACAGCGTAACCTGCAAAAGGACATCAACACGCTTGTACACAATGCAGCGCCGAGGTTAGGCTGGTTTAGTAACGTACATTCATATGGCTCCTCCGCGCAGTCCTTAGCCCTAACTTGGTAACCGGGTAGACACTAAACGACAAAACAAGGGAGAAGAAAAAGTTCACTGCGTTTCAACTTGCCCATTACACTACATTCATGATTCATTCACTCATTGCTGCGTGCTGACTTACTTGAGGCGTGCCGTCGTGTCGAGGAGGAACGCCTGCGGTTAGTGTTGGGATTACATGTCAGCTCGTTTGTTGAACAGACTAATTTTGTAGTCTTTCTATGGAGCACTTACAGTATTTTGCAGCATCGCATCGCGAGCTCATGGTGAAGTTGACATGAGGTACACATGAAAACCCACTTCCACAATCGCAGTTCTGCAATGTATGAAAGGCGTATATCGAAAGGTGAATTTATGAAACGCGTTAGCGACAATAAAACTACTGAGTACTCACGCCGTTGCAAGGCGGGTAGCCCGACGCAGAGCAGCATGTCGCTGAAAAAAATTTAAAGTGCTCACAAATTTCGTATTTTGCGAGCATTAAAAAGAAACGTGCACGTCACAAACGTGTACTTAGCTACTTTGCATAATGGTCAGCGTGTTTAGTTGTGCGTAACGGTTCGGACTTCCCGTGAGTCACGCATATCAGCGTAAATACCGACTGATAACGCTGTAAGCGGCAACACCAGAAGTACCTGAGCTTTACCGTAGTCACATGTGAAACATTCCCCAAGTTGCGAAAAAGGTCATAGCTTTCTGCGTAGTAGTATTGCTTGCAGTATCTTCTCCTGGAAAGATTTTTTTTCCCTAAAGCTTTGTGCTGCGACGTAAGCGCGAGCATTCAACGCCATGTCTTTTCGCGCCCCGCTAGCCGTCGGTATTATCCTCGGAGCAGTTACAAGATATTTCTCAGCAATCGACAGGAAAGCACGAagacggtgtcatctgctaagtgcgTGCtaccgatattccggcaccggtGCGAATACTCAACACACGTACGGCGGGACTTCGGCCCATAGAGCAACTTTTTGCGTCTTGTGTGGCAATTACACGGTTAGGCAAAAAGTACCTCGGATAATAAATTTCTCACGTTTTAATCTCTCACTTGCAATTGGACCTACAACAGTCTTCTCTTTGACAACTACGTACCCAAACCGACGGCGACGACGGCCATGAAGAGAAACATTTCCTGGTATAGTCGGCGGCGTCGACCGTGTATATGTCACGAGGCGACGTTCAGAGAGTGCGATTTTCAGCAGCCACGTCGGCAACCAGCGGGTTTATGTACTATGACAAGTGGTGTGCCAGTAGTCCAACGACTCTGCGGGTGCATTCCCCTTGTTTACGGAAGGTAGCGTTTCGTCGCAGAACTCATGGCACGTGGGTTTGCGCACAGGTGGTGCGAGACGAGAACAAAGTCGCGTAACTAAAAACATAGGCTGCGCCCTAGATAGGCGCGGTTTACCCCGATCATGAATTGACAATACAGTCGGACAGCCTATTTGTTTTCTGTCCGAGAAGAAAGTGCCTGTTCTGTCGGACGAAGTCTGTCAGATAGACAGTGGGGACTATTTGGTTGGACAGATAAAGGAGCAGCACACAAAATGTTAGTGTCTTAGAATTAGTTGTAAAAAAAGAGTGGCCTCTGCATGGTGACTTCGCTGGTACGTCTGCAGCTCTTTGACAAGGTGTACGTATGCCTTTAAAGCACAGGAGAAGACCCCACTCGGCACAGCAAAAAGGACGTTTTTGCATTGTTCTTGACGCGGATCATGCGGGCATAAAGTTGCCAATGTTGCTGTCTTGTGCACGCATTGGTTTCGCGTGGCATGCTGTGAAAGCTGCAATTGACACCCTTGATGATTAATGACCGTGCACGGTTCAACTGAACGTACGCCTGTTCCAGTCCGGCAGCTATGTTTACCGAGCAACGGGTGTCTTCTCCACACTTAGAAACTTACTTCGGAAAGTAGTAAATATCTTGACTGCAACTTACGAAAGAATCTATAGTACCCCAaatactgaaaaataaatggacGGTAAATTCAATTGTGGGTGGCACCATCGCGATTTGTATTAGCACTGCAGGCTGTGATCAAACACGTGCAGTAGGGTAAACCAAAACAGTTAGTTGGTGATTTAGCATGATGACGAAAAAAATCACCAGCAAAGTGAAGACGCAGAAACGTACAAACAACACCAGGCAGCAGCTGACCACGTTTCTGCGTCTCCGTTTTGCTATGCCGTCGCTTTTGTCGTCATCatgcaaaaaggaaaaaaaaaaaataatgtggTAAGTGAACTTCCATATCTGCTTCTTTGACATTGCGAGGTACAGAAGTGCGGCAAGAAAGCAACGCGGCACTATGAAATCCATACACTTGAAGAGAAACGACAGCAGTAATGATGGTgatttatatattttattttatttgtatttttcaGGTGCCAATGAACGGCCAAAGGGTCTCCCTATGGTGCACCATACAAAAACTGTGATCACGATGATGATTTTGTGCTTAGTTAGTAACTTAAACCACTGAATGCTCGAAGCACTAGACATCC contains:
- the LOC135398643 gene encoding uncharacterized protein LOC135398643, with the translated sequence MSGIRYSIEEKTNMILALGATNMNFDAAAAFYSERFSSENAPSARTIRRVYKTLSESGSFTPPAKRRRPSQHEGTILAAVSQDPHESVRRISNETGVAATTVWRVLNRAKYHPYHLSLHQALHDDDFGRRIEFCNWVLNMQDAQGTFSENVLWTDEAHFSRDAQVNLHNAHYWSTENPHWIRAGKYQVKWSFNVWAGMFNGRMLGPVYYTENLTGQRYVQEILMKTVSDFLDELPLNERSRVWFQHDGAPPHSSSKATDFLRSHFGEKWIGRHGPVPWPPRSPDITPLDFFLWGRIKDSVYQCESRSPEELQEKITSFCRCLSRKELQSAAKSVLYRCQLCIGEDGKHFEHLL